From Rutidosis leptorrhynchoides isolate AG116_Rl617_1_P2 chromosome 3, CSIRO_AGI_Rlap_v1, whole genome shotgun sequence, a single genomic window includes:
- the LOC139900074 gene encoding conserved oligomeric Golgi complex subunit 4-like, whose product MTSSPSVIEDEELFSNTSSIKFGTPEALEHVQTLTDVGAMTCLLHECIAYQRNLDLQLENILSLCPDLDKHLNSLQKSSDVLEIVKAKSDHMLSNVNSTCILADQRIDAIVERSNCIEGVQKTLESEDFESAANYVKTFFEIDGIYKDSGSDQREMLFSAKKQLESIVRRRLSAAVDQRDHATVLRFIKLYSPLALEEEGLQAYVSYLKNE is encoded by the exons ATGACGTCATCTCCGTCGGTGATCGAAGATGAAGAATTATTCAGCAACACTTCATCCATCAAATTCGGTACACCAGAAGCCTTAGAACACGTTCAAACCCTAACCGACGTCGGAGCAATGACATGTCTTCTTCACGAATGCATTGCGTATCAACGTAACCTAGATCTACAACTCGAAAACATCTTATCTCTCTGCCCAGATCTGGATAAGCACCTCAATTCCCTACAGAAATCATCGGACGTATTAGAAATAGTGAAAGCGAAATCAGATCACATGTTATCTAATGTCAATTCAACGTGTATTCTCGCTGATCAG CGTATTGATGCGATTGTTGAAAGGTCTAATTGTATTGAGGGTGTACAAAAGACTTTAGAGAGTGAAGACTTTGAATCTGCTGCTAATTATGTTAAAACATTTTTCGAAATCGATGGGATATATAAGGATTCTGGTTCTGATCAGAGAGAGATGTTGTTTAGTGCTAAGAAACAATTGGAATCGATTGTTAGACGGAGGTTATCGGCTGCTGTGGATCAGCGAGATCATGCTacggttttaaggtttattaaactttATTCGCCGCTAGCTTTAGAGGAAGAAGGATTGCAGGCGTATGTTAGTTATCTAAAGaatgaataa